The DNA segment TGGCAGGTGGTGCAATTTCCCAAGTGATAGAATTTCTTCATATATGTGTTTTTTGCCGGGAAGGCGGTAAGACGGTAAGGATTTTTCTGGGTGCTTCCAAAAGTTGCTGTAAAGTTGTGCAAGTTAAATGATTAGGATTTTTAGCGCATTAGTAATGTTTAGATTAATTACAGGATTTCCCTGTGTAATATTTTCCGACATTCGCCGACCAATTAGTATCTTTTCGCTAAAACCACCCAAGTTTGCAGTCCAGGCCTGATCAAAATGAATTTATTGTGTTGGTCAACCAACATCGGGGCATGTTGTACAAGGTATGTAACCTGTATTGTTCATCAGAGTATGATAAACAGGACCTTTTCCAGGAAATCGTAATCCAGTTGTGGAAAGCCTATCCACGATTCCGGGGCGATTCCAAGTTTGGCACCTGGCTATACCGCATTGCATTGAATACCGCTATTTCTGACCTCCGTAAACAGAAGAAGCATATTCAAAGTGTAGAACCCGACCAGTTACCAACCGAGATACAGGATATTCAGTATAATAAAGACAAAGAAGAAAAATTACAACAGTTGTACAGAGCCATTCATCAGCTTCCTGAAATTGAACGGGGTATTGTGATGCTGTACCTGGAGGACAAGAGTTATGAAGAGATGGAAGATATATTGGGTATTAACCAAAACAACCTGCGGGTAAAGATGAACCGGATCAAGGAAAAATTACGTAAACTCACTAAAGTTGTAGAACATGGATTTGGATAACCTGAAAGAGATATGGAAGGACCTGGATGAGAAGGACTTTTATCCTGCCCATAAAGCAGCGGGAGATGCTGTTGTGCACAGGCATGAAGAAGAGATTGCAGCTATTTTACGGAAACGATCCCAAAACCCGATTGCCAAGATCAAGCGTAACCTGGGATGGGAGCTGGCTGTGATTATTGTGTTGTATTCGGTTACGATGTGGTATTATATCACGGCCTGGCATGGACAGTACTGGGAGATCGCTATTTTGCTGGGCATTATCGGTACTTCCTTTGTAGTGTATTATTTCCGCAAGAATAAGTTACTGAAGGAAATGCAGTTGGTGGATAGTGAGGTGAAACTGAACCTGGAGAAGCGGCTGCATACCCTGGAGAAATATGTACGTTTTTATTTTGTTTCCGGCACGGTGCTTACCCCTGCCGCCTATTTTGTAGCAGGTCTTATCGTTTTCTTCAAGACACCTCCCCGCGCTACTGATGATAAGATGCCTCCTATGTTTACGCATGTTACCGGCCAGGATTATTTTGTATTGTTTACTGTTTGCGGTGTGGCGCTGGCCATAGGGAGTTATTTTTTAAATATCTGGTATGTGAACCGGTTATATGGCAGGCATATTAATAAGCTGAAGAATTTGCTGAACCAAATGGAAGAAGGGGAGTAAGTTAAAAAAGTATTGCTTTCCCGGCGACGTGTTATTTTTTAGTAATTTGAGCATCTTAATTTTTATATGATGCCTGCTACCCGTCGCGATTTTATCAAACAATCCTCTCTGCTTGCTGCCGGCTTTTTCCTGGATAAAGAAGACCTCTTTAAGAAGAAGAAACCTGTTGGCGTACAATTGTACACGCTCCGTAATGAGATTGCCAAAGATGCCAGGGGCACCCTTGAAAAGGTAGCTCAACTGGGCTATAAGCAGGTAGAAACATTTGGTTATGGCAACCGCAAGTGGTTCAACCTCTCTCCCACTGAATTATCCGCTGTTTTAAAAAATAATGGCCTTAGCTCACCGAGCGGCCACACTTATCCCGGCAGCTTTTTCCTGAAAGATGGCTGGGAAGATGAGTGGAAAAGAGCTGTAGAAGACGCCAAAGCGCTTGGCCAGGAGTTTATTACTATCCCCTGGCTGGAAGAATCGTACCGCAATAGCGCTGATAATTATAAGAAGATTGCCGCAGGCCTGAATAAGGCCGGCGAGATTGCCCAGGCCGGCAAGATGAAGGTGGCCTATCACAATCATGATTTTGAGTTTGCTGCCCTGGATGGCCAGTCGGGTTTTGATATCCTTACCAAGGATACAGATCCCAAGCTGGTGTATTTTGAACTGGACCTGTATTGGGCGGTGAAGGCAGGGCATGACCCGGTAAAGTTGTTTGCACAACACCCCGGCCGCATTTGTATGTGGCATGTGAAGGATATGGATAATACACCCAAGCAATTCTTTACAGAAGTGGGCAGTGGTGTGATTGATTTTAAGTCTATTTTCAAGCAAGCGAAGCTGAGCGGCATGAAGTATTTTTTTGTGGAGCAGGACGTATGCCCCGGTTCACCGTTTGACAGCATTGCGAAGAGCATTGCTTATTTGAATGGTAATGTACTGAAGTAAACCTCCCTTTTTTTATAAAAACCAACGATTATGAGCCATCGCAGAAAGTTTCTGCAGCAAACAGCCGCCCTGGTTACGGGGGCCACTGTATTATCTTCTTTTGACAACCGGACGTTTTCCATTTTCCGCCATCGTATTTCACCAGCCGACCAGGTTAATATAGGCGCCATTGGTATTAATGGCATGGGCTGGGCCAATGTGAATGCCGCCTTAAAGGTGCCGGGCGTAAACCTGGTAGCGATCTGTGATGTAGACAAGAACGTACTGGACAAACGCAAGGCAGATCTGGCCAAGATGAATGTGGATGCTTCCAAGGTGAGCGTATATACCGATTACCGTAAGCTGCTGGAACAAAAAGACATTGATGTGGTGATTATCGGCACACCCGACCACTGGCATGCCCTGCAGATGATACATGCCTGTGAAGCCGGTAAGGATGTGTATGTAGAAAAGCCGGTAGGCAATTCTATTGTGGAATGCAGAACGATGGTTGCCGCCCAGCAGCGCTATAATAAGGTGGTGCAGGCCGGTCAATGGCAACGCAGCCAGCAACATTTCCGGGATGCTGTTGATTTTGTACATAGCGGTCAGCTTGGTAATATCCGCACCACGAAGGTTTGGTGCTACCAGGGATGGATGCGCCCCGAGCCTGTACGCCCCGACAGTGAACCACCGGCCGGCGTAGATTATGCCGCCTGGCTGGGACCTGCTCCCAAAAGACCTTTTAATGCCAGCCGCTTTCATTTTCATTTCCGTTGGTTCTGGGATTATGCAGGCGGCCTGATGACCGACTGGGGCGTGCATTTGCTGGATTATGCATTACTGGGTATGAAGGCCGAAACGCCCAAAACGATTGCTGCATTGGGCGGTAAGTTTGCCTACCCTGACCTGTACCAGGAGACGCCTGATACACTGACTACTTTGTATGAGTTTGACGGCTTTAACCTGGTATGGGATTCAGCGATGGGTATTGATAACGGTTCTTATGGCCGTAATCACGGCATTGCTTTTATTGGTAATAATGGTACGCTGGTACTGGACCGTGGCGGATGGGAAGTGATCGAAGAAAAGCAAAGCAAGAATAAGGTATCCAAACCACTGGTGAAATCTTCCGATAATGGCTTAAATAAACATTTTGAGAATTTCCTGGCCGTGGTGAAGTCGCGCAAGATGGAAGACCTGCACTGCTCTATCCAGGCAGGCTCGCATGTAGCTACGGTGGCGCAAATGGGTAATATTGCCTTCCGCACCGGACAGAAGCTGAGCTGGGATAAGGCGAAGGGTGAGTTTACAGATGGGAAGGTGAATAAGAGTTACCTGGTGAAGGAGTATCAGAATGGGTATAAGTTGCCGAAGGTGTAAGAGGCAACAAGCCGTCGCAGAGCAAAACAAAAACGGTGAGCCGCCTTTGAAAGGCGACCCACCGTTTTTGTTTATTTCAGTCTTCTGATTTTGATGTTGCGGTACCAGACGGGATCGCCGTGGTCCTGGAGAGCGATGCGGCCTGCTGTAAAGGCGCCAAAGGTGGGCCATTCTTTGAATTTACTGCGTGCGATCATTTTGCGCCAGTTGTCATCCCACATTTTGGTGGTCACTACTTTGCTGCCATTGAGGTAAAATGTAAGGGTACTGTCCTGGGCGATGATCTCTGCTTCATTCCATTGGCCGGCAGGCCTTGCTATTTCCGGTGAGCTGCTGATGAGGTCATAAAGATCGCCGGCGCGGTGCTTGTTGATCTTTGCATCGGGATGGGCAGCATTGTCCAGCACCTGCATTTCGGGGCCGGTATGGAAGGTCCTTTCGATTTTCGGGTCTTCTTTCACGTAGAACATGATCCCACTATTGCCGGCAGAGTCTACTTTCCACTCAAGCTTCAGGTGGAAGTTGCTGTATTCCTCATTCGTCACCAGGTCGCCACCACCCACTGTTTTATCATCCTTTTTCTGTGCGGGATCGAGGTGAAGCGCACCATCCACCGCTTTCCAGGCGGAGCCGTCGGACGTATTTTTAAAGACATGCCAGTTGCTTTTGGAAGTACCGTCAAAGAGTAACTGCCAGCCATTGGCCTGTTCGGTTACGGTTAAGCTATTGTTTTCAGGGGGCGTGGTGGGAGATGCCGCCATAGTATCTTTTTTAGTAGCGTCGGTTGAGGCTGATTGTTCGTTTGACTGGCAGGCACTAAAAATCAATGCCAGGAGAAATGCAACAGGCAGGAATCGCATAAATGTGATTTTTTTGTGTGCTGAAGATACATGATTGCGGATAATTTTTAATGGGTAAATGAAGTTAAACTGATATTTTGTCAGTATATTTAAGCATGAAAATTGGTCTATTATACCAATTGCGTTTCTTCCCTCTGTCTCCGAGTCCAGGAGCAACAACTCCCCTAACATCAACTCAAAAAAGTGGTCCGCTTAGCTTTGGTTTAGCTTAAGTTTAGCTTTCGTTTAGCTTTTAGATACAGTATCTGGATAGTATCTATATTGTAAGCTGCCTTTATCCCGCCGCTTGCCCTATCTGATCGATAGATTTTGGGGGCTACTTTTTCAGCCTTGTGCCAAAATAGCAGTTATTGACAAAAAAGAGCGGCTGCTCCTGGTACGGGAACAGCCGCTCTTTTTTATGCTTTGGGGGACCTCTTAGAGGGTCTTGATTTTTATGTTGCGGAAGAAAACTTTGTTGCCGTGATCCTGTAGAACAATGTGGCCTTTACGGAAGGCGCCAAAGTCGGGCGTGTTCTTGAATTTGCTCTGCGCCTTCATGGCTTCCCAGTTAGCATCCCACATGGTAGTGGATACAACATTGACCCCATTCTGGTAGAGGTCGAGTTTGCCTTTGTTGAGCACGATCTCCACCTGGTTCCATTCGCCAATGGGCTTTACGTTTTCGGGTTTTGCAGTTATAAAATCATAGAGGTCGCCGGCGCGGTGCTTGATGTTTTTGGCATCCGGGTGCTTGTCGTTGTCTATGATCTGCATTTCGGGGCCGGTAATGTATGCGTAACGGTATTTGGCGTCTTCGCGGGCCAGGAAGATGATGCCGCTATTGCCGCCTTCCGTAAGCTTCCATTCCAATTTGAGGTGAAAGTTCTCAAAAGAGTCGGTCGTGATGAGTTCACCGGAGCCTTCTCCTTTGGGGCCACGGGCAGCCGGATCATAGTAGAGGGCGCCTTCTTCCACTTTCCAGGCCGAACCATCGGTACGGTTGTTATAGATATGCCAGCCATTTTTAGAGGTACCATCAAAGAGCTGTTGCCAGCCGTCTTTTTTCTCTGCTTTAGAGAGGGTGTTGAGGGCTGGGGTGCCGGTGGTATTTTTAGAGGAGCTGCAGGCGATAGCGCCGGATATGGCGAGCAGTAAGCAAAACCGTTTGAGCATTGGAAAAAATTTGGATTGAAAGTACGGGAAAATTACGAATTGCGGATTAAAATAATGGGAGTGTTTGTTAAGAATTTGCTGCATTGGCACAAGTACGCCGGGCGCAGAGCTGGGCTGCATACTTTCCCGTAAAACGGGACAGGCTCCGCGGAGCGGGACAAGTCGCGCCAGCATAAGGTAGGTAAAGAGACAGGTTTTGCGGTATGCGGGTGAGGGCACTGGCATACGGCAAAACCTGTGAAAATGTATTGGCCTGGTGTTCTGTTATTTCTATTTCTTCAGCGAGAGGATGTATTTCACCATCTCTGTAGCGTCTTCTTTACTGATTGTAGGATGCGGTGTCATGGCAACAGTGCCCCAAACACCTTGTCCGCCATTGATGACCTTATTTACCAGCGTATCAATGTTGGCTTGTGTGGCTTCATATTTAGCAGCTACATCTATATAAGCAGGGCCGATGTTTTTTTCATTGATCCTGTGACAGGTAGTACAGTCACTGGCACCAATGAGCTCAAGACCTTTTTGGTTTTCAACAGCCAAGGCATCTTTTTTCTCTTCCTTTTTTTCTTCAGCAGGCTTTTTTTCTTCTCCGCCGCAGGCTGCGATGGTGCCGGAGATCAAAAAAGCAATGATCAGCTTTTTCATTATGCAACTAAATTTAGAATTATGACGATTAGATGACGCAAGCGGGCGCAATTTACTTTACAAACCCAATACTGAGCGATTAAATTTTTCATCGCTGCCGGTACCCGCAAAGTCATCAAATGCTTTTTCTGTTACCCGGATGATGTGGTCCTTGATGAAGGGCGCCCCTTCGGCAGCACCATCCTCCGGATGTTTGATACAGCATTCCCATTCCATGACAGCCCAGCCGGCATAATCATAGGCAGTGAGCTTGCTGAAAATGGATTTGAAGTCTACCTGTCCATCACCCAGGGAACGGAAACGTCCTGCCCGGTTGATCCAGGACTGGTAGCCACCATATACCCCCTGTTTGCCAGTGGGATTGAATTCGGCATCTTTTACATGGAACATGCGAATGCGTTCGTGGTAGTTATCAATGTATTCGAGGTAATCGAGGCATTGTAATACAAAGTGTGAAGGATCGTAGAGCAGGCAGGCCCTTGCATGGTTGTTGGTATGCTCCAGGAACATTTCATAGGAGATACCATCGTGGAGGTCCTCGCCGGGATGTATTTCATAGCAGAGGTCAACCCCGCAAGTATCAAAATGATTGAGGATCGGCAGCCAGCGGTTGGCCAGCTCTTTGAACCCTGTTTCCACGAGTCCGGCCGGACGTTGTGGCCAAGGGTAAACTGTAGGCCACAGGAGTGCACCGCTGAAGGTGGCATGTGCATTGAGTCCCAGGTTCTGTGAGGCTTTGGCAGCCCATTTCAGTTGCTGCACGGCCCATTCGGTCCTTGCTTTGGGATTGTTGCGCACTGCTTCGGGTGCAAAGCCATCAAACAAGGTATCATAAGCAGGGTGCACAGCTATGAGCTGTCCCTGCAGGTGCGTAGACAGTTCAGTGATCTGCATGCCGGTTTCTTCAATGGTCCCTTTGTATTCATCGGCAAAGGTTTTGCTTTCGGCCACTTTTTGCAGGTCAATGCAGCGGCTGTCCCAGGTAGGGATCTGCACGCCGATGAAACCCAGTCCTTTTGCCCACTGGCAAATG comes from the Paraflavitalea devenefica genome and includes:
- a CDS encoding RNA polymerase sigma factor, translating into MLVNQHRGMLYKVCNLYCSSEYDKQDLFQEIVIQLWKAYPRFRGDSKFGTWLYRIALNTAISDLRKQKKHIQSVEPDQLPTEIQDIQYNKDKEEKLQQLYRAIHQLPEIERGIVMLYLEDKSYEEMEDILGINQNNLRVKMNRIKEKLRKLTKVVEHGFG
- a CDS encoding sugar phosphate isomerase/epimerase family protein, with amino-acid sequence MPATRRDFIKQSSLLAAGFFLDKEDLFKKKKPVGVQLYTLRNEIAKDARGTLEKVAQLGYKQVETFGYGNRKWFNLSPTELSAVLKNNGLSSPSGHTYPGSFFLKDGWEDEWKRAVEDAKALGQEFITIPWLEESYRNSADNYKKIAAGLNKAGEIAQAGKMKVAYHNHDFEFAALDGQSGFDILTKDTDPKLVYFELDLYWAVKAGHDPVKLFAQHPGRICMWHVKDMDNTPKQFFTEVGSGVIDFKSIFKQAKLSGMKYFFVEQDVCPGSPFDSIAKSIAYLNGNVLK
- a CDS encoding Gfo/Idh/MocA family protein codes for the protein MSHRRKFLQQTAALVTGATVLSSFDNRTFSIFRHRISPADQVNIGAIGINGMGWANVNAALKVPGVNLVAICDVDKNVLDKRKADLAKMNVDASKVSVYTDYRKLLEQKDIDVVIIGTPDHWHALQMIHACEAGKDVYVEKPVGNSIVECRTMVAAQQRYNKVVQAGQWQRSQQHFRDAVDFVHSGQLGNIRTTKVWCYQGWMRPEPVRPDSEPPAGVDYAAWLGPAPKRPFNASRFHFHFRWFWDYAGGLMTDWGVHLLDYALLGMKAETPKTIAALGGKFAYPDLYQETPDTLTTLYEFDGFNLVWDSAMGIDNGSYGRNHGIAFIGNNGTLVLDRGGWEVIEEKQSKNKVSKPLVKSSDNGLNKHFENFLAVVKSRKMEDLHCSIQAGSHVATVAQMGNIAFRTGQKLSWDKAKGEFTDGKVNKSYLVKEYQNGYKLPKV
- a CDS encoding 3-keto-disaccharide hydrolase yields the protein MRFLPVAFLLALIFSACQSNEQSASTDATKKDTMAASPTTPPENNSLTVTEQANGWQLLFDGTSKSNWHVFKNTSDGSAWKAVDGALHLDPAQKKDDKTVGGGDLVTNEEYSNFHLKLEWKVDSAGNSGIMFYVKEDPKIERTFHTGPEMQVLDNAAHPDAKINKHRAGDLYDLISSSPEIARPAGQWNEAEIIAQDSTLTFYLNGSKVVTTKMWDDNWRKMIARSKFKEWPTFGAFTAGRIALQDHGDPVWYRNIKIRRLK
- a CDS encoding 3-keto-disaccharide hydrolase, with the translated sequence MLKRFCLLLAISGAIACSSSKNTTGTPALNTLSKAEKKDGWQQLFDGTSKNGWHIYNNRTDGSAWKVEEGALYYDPAARGPKGEGSGELITTDSFENFHLKLEWKLTEGGNSGIIFLAREDAKYRYAYITGPEMQIIDNDKHPDAKNIKHRAGDLYDFITAKPENVKPIGEWNQVEIVLNKGKLDLYQNGVNVVSTTMWDANWEAMKAQSKFKNTPDFGAFRKGHIVLQDHGNKVFFRNIKIKTL
- a CDS encoding c-type cytochrome; amino-acid sequence: MKKLIIAFLISGTIAACGGEEKKPAEEKKEEKKDALAVENQKGLELIGASDCTTCHRINEKNIGPAYIDVAAKYEATQANIDTLVNKVINGGQGVWGTVAMTPHPTISKEDATEMVKYILSLKK
- a CDS encoding sugar phosphate isomerase/epimerase family protein — protein: MKTIKGPGIFLAQFMGDKPPFNSLKSICQWAKGLGFIGVQIPTWDSRCIDLQKVAESKTFADEYKGTIEETGMQITELSTHLQGQLIAVHPAYDTLFDGFAPEAVRNNPKARTEWAVQQLKWAAKASQNLGLNAHATFSGALLWPTVYPWPQRPAGLVETGFKELANRWLPILNHFDTCGVDLCYEIHPGEDLHDGISYEMFLEHTNNHARACLLYDPSHFVLQCLDYLEYIDNYHERIRMFHVKDAEFNPTGKQGVYGGYQSWINRAGRFRSLGDGQVDFKSIFSKLTAYDYAGWAVMEWECCIKHPEDGAAEGAPFIKDHIIRVTEKAFDDFAGTGSDEKFNRSVLGL